In the genome of Mercurialis annua linkage group LG8, ddMerAnnu1.2, whole genome shotgun sequence, the window AAGTACTCAGAGATGCGGAGCTGAGATACCCGAAGTTGGAGAAGCTGGCGCTGTGCGTATACACCGCCACCATCAAGCTCCGACATTACTTCGAAGGGCACCAAGTCATTGTACGGACCGACCAACCATTACGAAAAATCCTCCAGAAGGCAGAGACAAGTGGACGCATAGCAGAATGGGCCGTCAAAATAGGAAGTCTGGGCGTTATCTATGAAGCTCGGAAAGCACTGAAAGCTCAAGCACTAGCCGACTTCTTCGCTGAATTAACATTCAAAGAACCCATGGAGGACAAAGCGACTCCCTGGGAGATGCACGTCGATGGAGCAGTTTGCGGAGAAGGAGCAGGCATCGGAGTCGTGCTCAAAGGACCAGGAAGAATCCAAATGGAATACTCAGCAAGACTCGAATTTCCAGCTTCCAACAATGTGGCGGAATATGAGGCGCTGATAACAGGGTTGCAATTATGCGAAGAGCTCAACATCTCCGAAGTCCAGATCTGCAGTGATTCACAGCTGGTTGTGAACCAAGTCTCGGGGAACTTCGAAGTAAAGGAAGCTACGTTGAAGAAGTACGCCAAGCAGGCCAAAACCTTCTTTGCCGATAATGGGCGATCCTGGTCGCTACAGCAAATACCCAGAGCAATGAATGGAAGATCAGACGAATTGGCAAAGTGGGCAGCAACAAGGAATTACGACTCGATGAGAAACATTCCTCATGAAATCAAACGACAACCTAGCTTTCAAGAAGAAATTGAGGAAGGCGAAGTACTGATGGTAGAAGGGGAAGAAACCTGGATGTCCCCCCTCACAGCATACCTGGCTAATGGAATACTCCCCGAGGATAAGAAGGAAGCCAAAAGGATAGTGATACTCTCATCAAAGTTCGGAATATACAACGGCCAGCTGTACAAACGGTCATTCACCCATCCCTGGCTAAGATGTGTGAACAAAGAAGAAGGGGAGTACATCATAAAAGAATTACATGAGGGGACCTGCGGAGCACATGACGGAGCATCAACACTGGTCAGGAAAGCACTACTACAAGGCTATTATTGGCCCACGATGAAAGAACAAGCTACAACGCTAGTAAGGGGATGTTGGCCTTGCCAGCAACATGCCTTGGTACCAAGAAAGCAAGCTTCAGAAATGAAACCCATCGGCAGTGCATGGCCGTTCGCCCAGTGGGGTATGGACATCCTGGGACCTCTCCCTTTGGCCACAGGACAACGGAAGTTCCTGGTAGTGGCAATCGACCacttcaccaagtggatagAGGCAGAACCACTGGCAAAGATCACCCAACAACGCataactaactttttctttagatcTATCTTGTGCAGGTTTGGAATACCGAAGGTGCTGATCACAGACAACGGAAGGCAGTTCGACTCAGCAAAGTTTAGAAAGTTTTGTGCCGAGTATCAGATCGACCTAAGGTTCACTTCGGTTTACCATCCACAATCGAATGGGCAAACCGAAGTGGCCAACAGAATCCTACTGGCCGGACTAAAAAGAAGACTAGACGAGTGCAAAGGAAGATGGGTAGAAGAACTCTACAGTGTCCTATGGAACTACCGTACCACCCCTAGAGAATCAACGGGCGAAACTCCATTCGCCCTAGCCTATGGAACGGAGGCTGTAATTCCTGTAGAGATCGGCGCACCCACGCCAAGGACAGAAGACAACCAGCTAAACCTAGAAGAAAACGAAGAAGAGCTCAGGAACAATCTAGATCTCCTGGTTGAAAAAATCAACAGATCAGACATCAGGATGGAAGCCTACAGACAAAAgatggccaaacatttcaacagccatgtaaagaaaagaaaattcaaactagGCGACCTAGTCATGCGAAAAACCGAAgtcaaaaaaggagaagcaGGAAGCGGAAAACTGCAgccaaactgggaaggaccttacACCATCAGCGAGGTCATCAAAGAAGGAACATTTAAACTCACCAACTCCATGGGAAGAATCATACCAAGGACATGGAACGCCAACAACTTGAGAAAAATTTAGTCACAATGGGTCGCCCTCAGATATGATTAGTTATTCCTTAAGAAGTAACATAATTAGTCAAGCGACGTTTAgtttcaatattgtatttcaATTTCTCCAAGTGATGTTTAATCACAGCATTATGTTTCAATTTCTACAAGTCATATTTCATCACATTATTGTATTTGAATTTatgcaagtattttaatttaccctTGCTCGGACAAGGAATTTCCACAGATATCGTCTCTTTACCATAGTTACCTGATTACTTAAAATATTTCCGAAGAGGAGAACTGACGAGTTCATtcccaaaaaaggaaaatacacagttaaaatatatatcgcctaaaataaagagaacaaaaataaagaaggcaagaaaatttatatattttctcaaaaaaaaaaaaaagaagaagaaaagatatatatttaaaagagGACAAATGCCTcacaaaaattacaaaggaaaataaaattcctaacaaaagaaaatatacaaatgtacaaagtacataacaaaaaaaaaaagaaaggaaaattcttcctatacaaaaacaaaaaagaggaATCTAAAGCTTGATGATCTCTGGCTCAACCTTCTCCGGGGCAGCCTCTTTGTTCCCCACCAAAATATTTGGGACAGATAGCCCCTCCTGCGAATCCCGCCTGGCTGAAGAAGAAGCATCGACACGAATGTTGCCAGAACGGGTGGGAGAAGGGACATCGGCAAGACTAAGAGGATCGGACCCCGGAAGGATAGACTCCAGATCAGAAGGCCGATCCAATAAGTCCAGAGCAGCAAAAGGCCGCTCCGAAGATATAAGCAAGCCGAAGTCCTTCTCCTCAGGACTACCTCCCAAACCGGGAACAAGAGGCTTCTCGCCAGCCTTGGCAGGTTCCTGGACCCCCGGGGCAGACTGTTCGGCAACCTCAGCAGCACCTCCACCATTTTCAGACTTGATGGAGACAAACAAGTCTTGGGGAGAATCTGGCTCACTCTCACTGTTAACCCCTTCGGGAAAGCCATATAAGAACTCAACGTCCCCATCAGGATGACGCTCCAAGTAGGTACCCACAATGGCTTCAGTGAAGTCAGTCAGATCATTGGCTAGCTGGGCGGTGTTACGGCGACGCCTCTCCTTCTCACGAATCAGCCTGCCTCGCTTCAAATAAAGCCTCTTCTCAGCAACTGAGACTTTATCGTTAAGGGCCGTGACGGTGGTGTCGAACTCCTTCTTGAGATCGTCATAATCAGTACTTTTCAACACCACCTCTGCCGCcagatttttattttccttcttaAGGCGGGCGACCTCTTCAGACAGCACACGCTGCTGCTTCACAGCACTCTCCCTCTCTCTGGATAATCTATCCACATCAGCACGAAGAGAGTCCAGCTTCTGAGTGCACCCGCCATGTTCGCTGCGAAGGGAGTCATACTTTCCCTTCAGCAGCTTGTACTCCGTCTTTAACTTTACCTGCATCTCATCGTCGTTAAGACGGTTGGAGCGGTATTGACGGATGGCATAAGCAACCTAAACATAAAATACAACTGAGTTAGAAAATAACCATAACAGGAAGAGAAAGGCAAAATGATGAAGTTAGAAAATAATCACCTTTGCCAGGTTGGAAAAACAATCGTCCATCAGTACGTTGTCCGGCCTCTTCAAATAATAGTCAACGTCCGAAGGGCAGCAGGAACCCCGGAAGATGTCATGGGCGACGGCAGGACAACGCACAGTAGCATCGGCCCCATACTTTTGAAGGAGCAGGTCGACCTGAGTCACCATCACATCCCTCTTAGGCCTTTTCATAGAGGGTCCCTCCCCCTCAGTATCTTCGCCCCCTGAAGAAGGAGCTCGCCTTTTGCTGCCGGTCGAAGCAGCCGTGGCAGTTTGGGGAGCAGAAGGAAGGGATCTGGCATGCTTCTCCTTCGCAGGAACCTCCATCTTATCCTTCCCCTTACCGGTGTAAGAGGGAACAGCAGGAGGAGGAGGGCTGGTGACAGGTTCTTTTATCTGGAAGCCTGGCAGCACCACCCTAGGAGTAGGGGCAGATTCATCACCCTTCTGAGAAGAAGGAGGTTTGCTTCCAGTCGAAGAAGGAACATCGCCTCCTTTCTTGGCAGGCGCCTTCTTAGCCTCAGAAGTCGGCTTGGGAATAGCTTGGGGAAGGGCCTCCCTATCTCGAGCTTCCCGGCGAGCCTTCCTGTCCTCCATGACCTTCTGCTGAAGCTCTTTGAAGTTCGGCACTGAAAAATCAAAGTAAACAAGATTCAGAAAACGattcacaaaaattaaaagggaaTAAAAACTTCATGGTACAAACAAGATACCAGAAGGACTAAGAGGCATAGAAGAAATATTAAGAGGGGAAGAAAGCAGTGGTTCGCCCATATCAGGGAACTCATCTCCATTATCAGGCGATGTCTCCCTCTTGTCCtcactcttcttcctcttcccccTTTTTTCACCCTGcgctctcttatttctcttgGAGGCAACACTTTGGTCCCACCCGAAGTAGGAATCTATCAGATTCACTACATGCACCTTAGCGCCACCTCGAAGCAGACGCAACGTCTCTTTATCAACCTCGCTCAGGTTCGCCTTTTCCAGCTTAAGGGGCCCTTCCACAAAAACATTCGGAATGGAGCCCCAACCACCTTCCTTTTTGGCGATGACGAAGTTACCTTTCCACCGCTTCAAAGAATTGGGAAGGCCAGTGAAGGGAGATCTTCCGGGTTGCAAGTAGAAGAACTCATCGCTTTTCTTCCTTCCCAGAGAATAGATCGCCCTAACAATCTCATAGCCCACCTGTCTCTTCAGTTGGAGACCACGAATAAAAACTCCGGTCAAGTGACGGTGGGCATTAGGATGGAGTTGACCCAAGGGGATCTTAAAATTATCGAACACTTCTTGGGTGAAGAGATCGAGTGGTAGCCTCAAACCCGCCTCAAAATCTTCAACGAATAGCAACTGTTCATCATCCTTTAAGACCTGGCTAACAGCCGAGCCCTCAGATGGAATCCGAAGGCTAATGAAGGGGGGAATTTCGTACCTCGCCCTAATCCAAACAAGGGCCTCTTGACCCAGACTGATGGTCCACTCAGACAAGGGTTTTTTATTACTAGAAGATGTCCCAGAAGTCCCTTTACGtctcttaaaaacaaaatcctcCTCATCTCCTTCATCATCACCCAGTCCACCATCTCCGACCTCATCTTCACCAGCATCCTCAAGGGGAGCCTCGCCCTCTGGCTCCCTGTCATCAACACCCTCCTCACTGTCAGGGATCACCTTCTGAGACAACCCTTCCTCGTCAGATGACAACTCAACGAGGGTAGCAAGAGGAACAGGGTAGGTTGGGTCACTGGCAGAACTCTcagaggaagaggaagaagaaggggaAGACACCGAAACCcctaaagtagacatcctaaaaaTATACTATCTGAAAGCAAACAAGAAGAAGGAAGCAAGAAGACAAACAAAAATAGCTAAGCCACTTACTGATTGAGAGAGAAAGTCCGGTGCTATGTAACTCGAAGAAAGCCTGGTTGAGAAATAAATCAACAGAAGAAGAGAATCAGAGATAAAAATTAACAGGGAATCAGAGAGAAAAGTTAAGAgtaaaaaacttttaattaaagaatataTACCTCTTTTATACACTCGAATGCCTGACAGCAGGAAACTCCTCGAAACAATCAATGAAAAACCAAAAGTCGCGTTCTTTTATAGTCAGAAAACGCTTCAGATTCGTAACCGTAGaaagaaacgtttgaaattcaaaattgtttcgaaaatttcggaaatttgaattttgaaaaattggcgcttcaagtctttgacttagCAAAATTACAAGGGGGGGACATCTGATACCGACCTAATAATATTCGAACTCCAGGCATCGCCTAACaaatgctatgctcgcccaacgggtctccaaatctcccatcgcccatgtctgtctcgggcggactcCTCCAGGTCTGCCATCCAGGCGACCTCATCCACTCTGTTTcctgacacccactacccgggataatcgggaacgtgccttcaccattatcaataatcgtgggacaaacccacgatttaccagataaccaccgccttaaaatcattataaaaggaagccactGAATGCCGAGAAGGGTAAGCacaaatcagacttaaatacacttacactcatttacctaccaaaaaaccctctctgacttaagcatcggagtggctttcaggctgagcaagcctgaggtcctttgagcttatatttgttacttgtgcaggaaaagcAGTACAGGCGACCCTTGGAAGATCGACCTGTATCACAACGCATACCTAGTCCCTGCACTATCACACTTTTAACGATTGCGCCCATGTACTAAAAAACGTCCACATTGCGTCCCATTGGCGGAAAAGGACGGAATGATTCAATGTATATGCAATTGATAGCGTAGAGACCCAATATAAACGTTTTCTTAGTACAGAAACTCAATCGTTACGCGTTATGCCTATGATAAACTGCATTTTCCATTCtctaaaaacaaaaccaataaaaATCACAACAATTTGTAAAAATCCAATCTTTCTAGTAACCACATTTCAATTATAAACAACATGAAATTTTCCAATatcaagaaaacaacaaaagaaCACAAATGAAGGTAAAAGATTAAACCTTTGAAGCATCTTTAGCAACACCATAGCCATGAAAATACATCTGAGCAACAAGAATTTGCATAGAAGTGTCACCAGATTTGGCCTCCTTAAGTGTATCTTTAAACCACCGTTTCACACAGTCAGAAACTACAATGGAGAGTGGAACATGATTCTTGCCATCAAAGCTAACATCTTTTGGATTTAAGGGAATTATGGGTTGTGATTTTTTGGGTTTTGGTGTGTAAATGGagattaatttggttaattcTTGAAATTTGCATGTTGATAGAGGAGACTTGCCCATTGATAAGATGAAGCAATGTAAATGATAAACAAAAAATCTTTTCAATTCTTGTATAGAGGAGGTATATTGGAAGATATGAAAAAGTAAGGATTTTTTCTGGTTTTGGTTGCTTAATATAGACGAGGTAAATTAgagagcaaattactataaaaGCTCGGGATATGTTGGTTAATTTACACAAACCGAACATGAATAATATTGATGTTCGGCTTGTTTAAATTcacaaaaaatttgattttttgttctGTGAATAAGTTTATGAACAAGTTCGAATAAGAGACCgtaaataaatttgtaaacaAGTTTGAATAAGACTTTTTCAACAAGCTCCTTTAATTATATGATTGCTTtattaaaaatgtcaaaccctctaaaataccaaacctttgcaatttttatcaattatgatcaaatctttcaaaattagcAAATACGTATAACCCATTTTTACATACTATGTTCCCTTTATAGCCAAATTTGAATTAAACCGATCTTTTTGTCAACATGGCAACcttgtatataaaattaaaaaaaaagatttaatcacaataaaatactAAACATTTGCGTGTTGTGTCACAATGAAAGGgtaatcataataaaaaaactgaacCGGTTCaaaaaatggctataaaagaaacataatatgaaaaaactggttatatttgttaattttaaaaggtttggtcataactgacaaaaatcacaaaggtttggtattatttgaggatttggaaaattaaaaatttacaaattaaattaatacaaattacattttataagaaaaaatttAGAGCTAATTATTTGTAAACCCctaatatttatcataattcactCTTTGAtctctcttatttgaaaattaaacgatttgatttcttatttttaattgtctgtctatttttagtgttagtcaaccaAGTCAAAGGACTTAgagataattttatttcaaatttgagGGATAAAATtatagacaaaaataaaaataggataTCATATCTTAGTCATTTGACTCGGTTGACTAACAATAAAAATAGATGGAATGACTAAATCGTTGATGGAAGTGAGAGACTAAATCGTTTGATCTTCAAATAAGAGAGAACAAAATGCAAATTATTACATATGcaggagaaatttttaggtagaaccaatccaccacgtcatctgtgAACTAAATCTATCGCATTATGAAAATATccttaaaatagtggcactatcataatattactatttaaagtgtaaaatagtaataaacaaaattacaataataccactattttaatgacgtgtaaTAATGTGATAGATTAGTGCTCGAATGACATGATGGACATAGTTTACCTAAAAAAATTTCCATATGCAGAGTGTTTCAGAATAATTTGCTCCAAAAGCTATCAACTACAGCTATTCTATGCCTGTTTGGTTCGGCTGTTTCTTGTAACTAGTAGCTGTTAGTTGTTGCTGATAGCTGTTAGCAAGtagctgatagctgatagaCCATATTTATTTGGTGAGATTTGATTGGTTGTTGTTGTTTATATGTAAAATGACAGTAAAGggcatattttttgtttttatttattaaactataaatatatcatattatataatatttaataaaaatattaataattattttttataagaggcaatatttagtttaaatttatttagagactttttttgataaatttatgatttattttttaaaagaatattaaattatagttgttttaatataaataaaattattttatataatttataaacaattttagtatttaaaaattatttaaataattatatttattaaaaaagataTATTCTAGTAGGggtaattgtcacgacccaaattattgagccgagaccggcgttagggaatgggagtggttgctccgaaacccgtagcaagcctaaaaccgttataaatttttcgcgattaaaacatattactatatataatacatttattaaaacatcgtatttcttttctgaaaacattcgcgaacaAATTCttagaaatcagggtcttaccgagcgatatctcatatccagcaccgccctgtttttgatcacaaacataaccaattcctcttaaggcaattggtacacaattcaaacggataaaacgccatctttataaacaacttatttataaaactatatcagagtttatttttcaaataccgtttgaaattgaatcatacaccttatactgacacctactgactactgcagctctataaaaaccCGTACTTTGTGTAGgccaaaaggctgccgacacaaaggagatggtctgtctgatccgactccgataacctgaaaacaacaatggtgaggggtcagtatttgggaaaatactgagtgagttgacatttactaacagtattataaaaatataacatcgcatcttaagaaaactatattataaaacatataaacatgtatttgatccgtacgaaactaatatcctggcatgcgacacatctctcgaataatcatatatcattcaacccaatcgtaaatatcaattgcgagtccaactcgctggtggcccagccactagatacggggacttccaggctacaccgtagccgagttcactcacgtatcgaaatcataatccaatcgtaaatatcatattcatcatcagctcccagctgagttatatcaattcatcactcatatgcaaacatactagaccgactcggtactggtgatcacacagcctattgacacccaataggtagctagtttcttcggatcgcatactagttctcgtatatagaaattaagaaaTCATATAACCTTTCAGTCatttatataacatgcgatgcgtataaacagtatatgtatatctatgcaaaataactttatatatataatacacgaaagtaaatttgccactcacagtgaccgctatccaaaactgtactattataatcccgcaagcgtaagctccatgcgttgtccaatcacatATCCACTCCCGCTAACTGGCTTgatagcttgtcggtacgtcagttacttaatcgagttacctatacgtttaattcataaacgttgatttagtatcaaaaccctaagttataaacttaggttaacataatcgtatttcaaatacgattcttaactttgataatctcttaatcacacttctcttttaaacgtcctagtttacgttttgatattcaatcgaatcacgattgattacgcgatttgaaattgtctaaaatcgagtttctgcgtcgcgtcagggctcaGAAACCAAAACTAACAATATCCGCTaacgaaggactgcacgttcgtgcagcagtgtactgcacgttcgtgcagcagtgtactgcacgttcgtgcagcatacggctgccgatgtgcagccccggggttcattccccgggccaattccgacgtgcttaaacgtccaaagtcgattctagcacgatctccattaataaccatctcaaatatcatcaaaaacgccaattgaaacgcgattacgattcgtttaattcgttaaaacgaaataacccttatttattaattctcataataaaaacgtcaagcttacctcgatttgaagcttagcgatgatagagaatcgaattctgaacgaatcgatataaagaactcgcgatttggacgagaaacggcgaaacggcgacggatcgcaTTTGATCGTTGAAACCTTCTGTAGGTTTCTTCTTTTCCTGATCATCTTTCCCCTTTTCCTTATTCATAAGGAAAGATacatatatatcttggctaactagccactttggtccttcatttctttaatttaaaccatttctcttttaaactttctaatttaactaaatggtttaattatccttttaattcgattacttacgtattatttatatccgataaataatactaactcaatattttatttttccgtcAATAGTCTTCAAATTGCTATTCTCtaagcttaattggctaatttacacttcggcccttaaacttctcaaaagttgcaatttagcccaaaacgcatccgtgtccaaattttaaaaggtctccgattgacccgaaacttttaccacatatactataaaacatttcgcggaccttggcgaaataattttcacttcggaatttatatggctaaattaccactttagtccctgtacttcatTTTGCGATTTTCtgaacatttttcttttctaattccaattctaactttagaactgaaatctaatgttaaatctctcgcagataatcctttccaaaaccgacctactaaaacttattcatcggaagactttccgattttgccactctggtaAATctagactggacacgtggtccaattaaatacttaaatattttggggtattacattcttccccccttacaaaaattcgtcctcgaattttcataaaactccTTGACTTAACTTAAACCTTTAACCTTGTGAACTTCATTTATCACTCCATTTCTGTACTCCTTGTAGATTAATGTTAACCGTCATTGATGACCTTTCATATCGTCTCCGTCTTTCATagtgtttttagctattttctTATGTACTATGACTTCTTACCTTGATTGCTTCTCTTAATTTTACAACACAATCGTTGTGTTTGTCTTTTGTTTGACATTCAATACTAGTTTGTTCTAGTAATGTCTGATTATTACTAATGATAATCTCCACTCTTAAACTTGTTCATATGCACTTATGACTTTTCGTTCTTGATTTCTTCCCTCTATCTATTCCGtttaatcatattattattcCTTATTGGAAGATGTGGACATTCAACTAACTCGGgcttcactacttacgtagtttCTTTCGTACTGCTGTTGTCACCATCTGATTACTATTCGTCGTGGTGTTGGGAATCTAATCCTATAATCCACTATCCTCATTTACTTCGTTATTTTGCTTTTTATGCAAAAATTCCTTTGCTATCGTCGCTTTATCACGATCCTTCATGAGGTGAATTTTCATGATGTATTCTCGTAAGGGTCTTGCTGTCTTTATAAGGGTTACTTTGATCTTTTTCTTGCGTCTTTACTTCTCGTATACTCCTTTACTCATTGTATATTCATCGATCTACTTCCTTTTCTTAAGAGTGATGCACTATTCTTAAAACTTCtagtcttttctttcttttcatcaatctatcttattcttcattctttataaccttggataactgtctttgttatcaTATCTTGTACTTCCTCTTACGATCCTTGCTATcatcttttaaagattgttCCTCTTACACTATGTTTCTTTACACCACAGTTGCCCGTGCATCAATGCTTGATGTCCTATAGAAAAGAGAAGTTTAATCTCTTTGTGAACCTTCTTGGTTCAGGCACAGCTGTTACGTATACGATCTCCGTACTAGGGGAGCAACGATTGTTGCCACATTGGAGTTTTATTCCCGATTTATTCAATGCACCTTGTTTACTCCTTTCCAATGAGGATCCTTGATTCTCTTAACTCTTGTCGTCGTGGGCTGATTTTAACAGTATCGTCACTGTCACTATCACTGTGTATCGTGTATACTCTTATTGATCTTCAGATTTGTTAATCCATTATCTCATCTATCCAATTGCGCCCTCGTGTTTTCATGGAGATCTTTGTCTATCCTTAGCAAGCGTAATCATTCCTTACGACCTTTGAGGCATGCTGACCCTTACTGATTATTACTGTATTCAAATCCTTGTTGCCATGTTTGGCACGTACAATTTCTTGATATCAATTTCCTCTTGATATCACTATGCATCTCATCATAATCCATTCTTTGGAATTCCGATATTAACTTTTAGATTATACTCGTCCTTAATTTCTCATTTACCTTTTCGTTTCCTCTTATCTATCTTCTTTCGTCGTCTTCTTAACGTTGATCGTCCTACGACCTTCaaggatgcttttagcattcatCTTCACGATTCGCTATTCTATTCCACTCTTCTTTTTTAATATCGTATCTTAGTTTGACTCTTAATTTCcaaactatttttcttttccatcGCGTGGTGTGAGGTTTATTCCTTATTATCTATAGTCTTGTTATTTTCACTCATTACTTCACTCTTTTACCTATAACGTAGGTATATTCCTTCATGTCTCTTCCTTGACTTCTTGTTCTTaatcaaccaataggattaatagtcgtAATGCTATAGCCCTATGGTACCTTTCTTGTGTTCCGTATTCACGCTCTTATCATGTGTCTCGATCATCTTTTGTTACATTTCTTGCATTCTTCTTCATTGCATCCTGTACATCATGTACTTCTTCTCGAGCATGAGTGGTGATCGTAGCCTATTTCGTCTGAATTCCTCGACATGGTATGTTCTTGACTACTTGCGTCTTATCGTACTTTTGCTGACACCTTGACTGTCAGTGAAGCCGATCCTATGTTCGAGtcatctttatttctttttattgttATGTGTCTGTGACTACATAGAGTCCAATCTAGTGGATCCTCTCGTTAATTTTCCGtgtgactttctcttttcctttcctCGATCATTCTTATCAAGTTTCTTGCAACGTACGCAAGCAAATTTTTCTCTTTATCGATTTTTGTAACTAACTTCTTTGTTCGAGTTCTTATACCTTCTCATAGGTATCTTACTTTCATCTCTCACGTCATATTTCGACTGATCCAATATATGTAGCTCAAGTTTGTTATTGAGTCTCTTCTTCACATCCTTTCACTTACCTCGATGCACGAAGA includes:
- the LOC126660251 gene encoding uncharacterized protein LOC126660251, with translation MGKSPLSTCKFQELTKLISIYTPKPKKSQPIIPLNPKDVSFDGKNHVPLSIVVSDCVKRWFKDTLKEAKSGDTSMQILVAQMYFHGYGVAKDASKGRSWIARASKTYASAWKVCRKRPGYFVSDSDSDEGKVQPYKSR
- the LOC126660249 gene encoding uncharacterized protein LOC126660249; translated protein: MPNFKELQQKVMEDRKARREARDREALPQAIPKPTSEAKKAPAKKGGDVPSSTGSKPPSSQKGDESAPTPRVVLPGFQIKEPVTSPPPPAVPSYTGKGKDKMEVPAKEKHARSLPSAPQTATAASTGSKRRAPSSGGEDTEGEGPSMKRPKRDVMVTQVDLLLQKYGADATVRCPAVAHDIFRGSCCPSDVDYYLKRPDNVLMDDCFSNLAKVAYAIRQYRSNRLNDDEMQVKLKTEYKLLKGKYDSLRSEHGGCTQKLDSLRADVDRLSRERESAVKQQRVLSEEVARLKKENKNLAAEVVLKSTDYDDLKKEFDTTVTALNDKVSVAEKRLYLKRGRLIREKERRRRNTAQLANDLTDFTEAIVGTYLERHPDGDVEFLYGFPEGVNSESEPDSPQDLFVSIKSENGGGAAEVAEQSAPGVQEPAKAGEKPLVPGLGGSPEEKDFGLLISSERPFAALDLLDRPSDLESILPGSDPLSLADVPSPTRSGNIRVDASSSARRDSQEGLSVPNILVGNKEAAPEKVEPEIIKL